DNA from Malus sylvestris chromosome 11, drMalSylv7.2, whole genome shotgun sequence:
TAGGAGAAGAGGATACTGAAGGGGATGTAAGCGAGGGGGATACTGAAGTATTCTTTGATGTACCTATTAGTTTGGAGGGGAATGTTGAAGAATAGAATGAAGAAACTACTGAAGAAGATGATAGTGACTTTGAATAGAGTGAATATGGGAGTGATACCGATAACCTAGTGTTTTCCAAGTTTGATGAAAGGGATTCTGAGCAAAGAAGTGCAAGGCAATCTGAGTAAAGAAGTGCAAGGCAATCTGAGCAAAGccgagaaagagaagaagagcaAAGTGAAGAAGAATTTGATAATGTAAATGTGGAACAAAATATGGTTGATGATCCAGACTATAACTCTGATGCTCTTGAAAGTGTACACTCTTCGGATGATGAATGAGGCAAAAAACATGAGCGATTTCCAGAGTTCAATGAGAAAACAGACATGAAGAATCCCACTTTTACACTCGGGCTTGTTTTTAGGGATCAAGTCCAATTCAAGCGAGCTGTCATCATGTACTCCCTAGTGAATGgatatggagaaatccatttTCCTAGGAATGAGAAATTGAAAGTCATAGCAAAGTGTGCAAAAGGGTGCCCTTGGAAGTGTTGTACTAGAAAAATGTATGGTTCGAACAACATACAGATCAAGACCATACTTGATGAACACATATGTGGGAGAACTTAGGAAAACAAGAACATGAAGTCCCCTTTGCTGACTAATTTGTACATAGACAGGATAAAACTGAATCCCACATGGCCTGTGGATTCCTTTTTGGCAACTGTCGAATCAAAGTGGAATCACGGTTGTACAAAGAGGAAGGCTTACAGGGCTTTAGATAGGGTTTTAAAGATCATTGAGGGAAAATATGCAGAGCAGTACACAAAGTTGTGGGACTTTGCTGAGGAAGTGAAGAAGACTAACCCTAGAAGCACAGTGAATGTGAAGTTAAATAGGGGGAGGTTCCAAAGGATATATGTGTGCTTGAGGGCTTGTAAAGAGAGGTTTAAGTCATGGTGCAGGCCATTGATAGGATTAGATGGGTGTCATTTAAAGAGTGTATATGGAGGTCAGCTACTTTGTACTGTTGGCATTGACCCAAATGATGAAACATGGGTTATAACATATGCAGTTGTATAAATGGAGAATAAGTCCAGTTGGATTTGGTTCTTAGAGTTATTGGCCATTGATGTTGGGATTGTCAATCAAGGGGGATGAACATTTATCAGTGATCAGCAAAAGAGGTTAATTCTGGCATTTAAAAAAGTCTTTCCTAATTCCCACCACAGATTTTGTATGAGACATTTGTATACCAACTTCAGAAATTTGTTCAAAGGGAAAACATTGAAGGATGCTTTATGGTCAGTAGCCAGAACAACAACAGTCCCTTACTTCAAAAAAGCAATAGAGGATATGAAGAAGCTCAATGAAAAGGCCTACGATTGGTTGGTGAAGTTACCTGCACATCATTGGAGCAAGTCCCATTTTGAAACACATCCCAAGTGTGACATGTTGTTGAACAATCTCTGTGAAAGTTTCAATGTTGTCATACTTATACCCAGACAAAAACCTATTGTCACCATGTTGCTCCTTATTCACACATTCTTAATAAAGAGAATTCAGATGAGAAGGGATATACTGGTGAACAAAGTTGGAGATCTCTGTCCTAAAATCAAGAAAAAGTTGGAGGAAGCCAAAATTCAAAGTGGCAGATGCATTGCACAATGGTCAGGGGGCTCTAAATTTCAAGTTGATGCTGGAGGGGGGATCAATATATGGTTGACTTGGTTGAGAAGACCTGTTCTTGCAGAAAGTATGCCTTGACAGGAATCCCATGCAACCATGTAATATCGGCCATAAATTTCTAGAGAGAAAAACCAGAGGACTATGTCGATGCTTATTATTCGAAGGCGGTACTTGGAGGTGTATTCTCATTTAGTAATGTCGATGAATGGGATGTCTTTGTGGGAGGAAACTGATAAACCACCAATATTGCCTCCTACATATACAAGGCAACCTGGAAGGCCGAGGAATAAGAGAAACAAGGAAGCTGCTGAGAGGGACAATGAGGGTGAACAAACTCCCACAAACCTAACCAATAATCCTCAAGGTTCTCCTTAGCCACTTAAGCTAGGAAGGAAAAGGCAGTGCACTTTGAAATGTACCATCTACAAAAAAGAAGGTTATAATGCAAGAACCCATCATAGAAATCTTCCTCCAAGGGACAAACATGTAACATTTTCTACTTTATATGGTTTTTAAGATCCTTTAACATCGTATTACACTATTAATCCTTTAATATCATTTTCTACTTTGTAGGCATCCACATCTGCTCAAGGACAAACTGCACCTAAAAAGAGGACAAGGAAAACAAAGGTAAAAACTTAACCATTTCCTTAGTTGTAAAACATTTGGATTTAGTTAAAAAGCTTGCTTGGTCTCTAAATGAACTTTGGATTTAGGCATCACAATCAATAGCTGAATCACCTAGAAGCACCAAGCAGAGAAAGACCAAGCAATCCACTACCTGAATCATCCAAAGGCACCAAGCACAGAAATACCAACCAACTCAGCCACAACCACGTTTTTTGCATAGATGGTTGTTTTTTGTAAAGGAATTGTAAAGTTAGAACATGTTTTATGCATCCAAGAGGTCTTTTGTGAATTGAATGGATGATGTAGCATGTTTTTATGAATTCAGTAGGTTTTGTAATGTTGGTTGGAGATGCTAGATGAATTCTGTTAGTTTTTTTTAACATGTTTAACAATTTTTGGATAATTAAGTAGGTTTTATGCTTAATTTGGtctatttcatatttttcttgcaaaTGATGAGTATTTTGTGCTTGATTACacttgttttgttgttgttgtggttatATCATTATTTTTGGGtgagatttttcaaatttgagGTCAAGGATGACATAATTTGTGCTTAAAATGGTATATCACAGGTTTTTTTTGGCaggaaaattcaaattttgaaattcaaattaccaaaaaaaaaaaaaccaaatatatTTTCTGACGTGGATGCCATTTGGCGGGAAAACATTGGGTGTGGTGCCACGTAGAATCCATCTAGGCGAGGATCTGGGCCCTGGATCAAgccatgtcagcatttaactgacCAATTCGTGGACAAGCTAACGGAGGTATAACATTAgaccaaattctaaagatgaggtataacattgtcaattttaaaagatgaggtatgaaagtgttttgacgccaatagttgaggtaattttttgtactttacccaatTAAATTACATTccccaattttatttttgtggtgtCGTTTCTCAATATTAGTCAAGatgatgagagattttttaatgtgcccTGAACACGGGGTGGTACATCACGTAtctttatataaattgtgagattcttgtgttaaaaacataaaaaataaaatttcccgcCAAATAACATTTGTTGTACCACTTGTATTACGTGCAGaaggaaaaatttctccaagatgaaattggatggagagctacatttaattattgtagGTATGTAAAAAATGTGAGtgaattttaatttggtaattgaaaacaGCTTTTTAGAAATAATTACTGAGAACACAATCTTTTCAAGGTTATGATTTAAAGGATCACTTATTGGTTCATCATTTTCGAGGCAATGAGTGCTTTTATAGGACCAAACAGGGTCTAAGTTTCAAACCTTATGAAATTGAACCAAGAAttagacactatttataaaacttgaccaataagtatatactatttatgaaactggactaaatagtacactatttatgaaaatagactaataagtagacactatttatgaaacgaaaCCAAGAATTAtgcactatttctaaaactaaaccaataggtGGACACtctttatgaaactggaccaaaaattagacactatttataaaacatgaccaagaactaggcactatttatgaaactggatgAAGAAAAAGacattatttataaaactgTATCAACCACCATACATTATTTATGAAGTTGGACCAAATAACtatgcactatttatgaaacatgatcaAGAACTATGccctatttatgaaagtggaccaagaactagacattatttatgaaactgtaccaataaatagtgtagtaccgttcagtttcataaataatgttttATAAACAGTGTTGTGAAAGACGCATGGGTCCCGCACGTCAGGTCTTCTTTATTTTAAAATTGTGTTCTTTTCaataaaatttaagttcttttgtcatttttatgaaaatttaagagtttttcattaatatttaattattttttattaaataataaagttatagcctgatttttggttaaaataatCTTAGCTCAAGCGGTTTTCATGAAAGCTCCATTTTCTTTTGGTATTACATTTAGTAAATATCGTTgatatctttatatataaagccaacaacCCCTTTTGGGGTCacaagcttcaccaaaaaaatgcaagggtattttcgttattttgtgttttttaataattaattctttttgtacatttttttttaaattagtacctcacaacaggctagtaataatgtgattcaattagttgttaattaaatattattttctatatttttaaaCACCTTCAAAACAtgttaagaggcgtgtaatgccggttacaaaaaaatatcttttgcacgtgcataataatgtgattaaattagttgtcaaatattttttattttttgaacaaacaatattatctacactaatgagACTTAGCCTTACAattggctagcaataatatgattcaatcaattgtttattaaatattatttttttctattcttaatgtaaattcaatagaatgtagatggaaattgaaagaccgattttattatatgaattcagctgctttgaTTTGTTtgtgaggggtttcttctagcatgatctaagattattcatttacttcaaatatttgactttccttttgtcaattcacgcatataaatacatttaaaacgtgtaagtcgcgCGTAGCATGCCGTGATTAAAAAATTGTCTTCTGCACGAGCTCGTgcgcgtgcatgaaggctagttacATTAATATGATGTTGATTTCGATACCAATATCGGCCTTCAAGTCGTTTCGTATGTATCATGTTCCGTACCCTTATTTATTATATCACTGGTCTAATGTCACTCAAATGCTGTGAACAACCCcgaatccggatcctctttggatcttctttgtgaggatcatgGGCATCCGTGAACTGtgtccattcatcgtacatcgtattgttagaaattattttaaatttgtttttatttaaaattgaatacaaacagtacctgacgaaaactgactgcacgatGTATGATAAAATGATACAAATCACGAATTCCCGAAATCTTCACAAAGAAAATCCGAAGGAAATCCTGTTGGAACAACCCTCGTAAATTTCCCAAAGCCAACCAATGGGAGAGACACACATTGTTTTCCTATCAAATCAAACACACTCTGCTTGTGCGGTGTGCAGGGGGCCACATGGCTGCCACCAATTTCATAGCAGCGTCAATTGTAAGAAGACCAACTGTGGCTTTTGCTTTATCCGAAAGAGGAGTATTCGTGAATTCTGTCCATTTATCGTATAGCAtacggttagaaatcattttaaattttattatttaaaattgcaCACAAATAGTactttgacaaaaactgacagcacgatatacgatgaatgaatAGAATTCTTGAATAtctagaatcctcacaaagatgaTCTAAAGAGAATCTAGAAAGGATCTAGATTCGCTCACTCCTATCCTCTTCCTTTGACAAACAGCAAAGTCTCCGGCCACAGGACCCTAATCTCATTTCCTCTCACTCCTCGCTTAAGTTCTTCAGATACTGCGAACAAATCCTTCTTTTGGGTAGTTGATTATTGAGCATAAATCATATTTCTTTCCCTCTCCATTAACCAATTTCTTGTAATTTTAACCACCCGTTTGGTTGAATTGTGGATTGGATAAGTTGAAATGGCAAACCAGAAGGAATTTGGATAAGTTGAATGTGTAATGGGTTTAATCGttatttatctatttattaCATGCATTGAACTAGACTTGGTGCCAAGAGTTATTAAACTTGGGTACGTTTGATAACTACTTggctttttgtttttaatttttactttttactttttGGTGCTTGAGATAAAGGAAAGTATATGAGGGAAAGGGGGGACGAAGAATCGTTGTAAGACGGAGgaagaaacaaagaagaatGAATGAGAAAGAAATATTGAGAGTGAAAATAACTTATTTTTTGCATCTGATACAGCTTCAGGAATATGCCATTCAAAACTGTTGTTGAAGAAGTAAAGTGTGTTCACGAGATGGTACTTCAAAACCTGCATTACCTTCCTTAGCAAGACcatattttttatgtttcttAACCCTTCCCTTTAGGGAGAATTATGGATTTCAGATTTTTGGACCGTGTGAAATAATTATCACGTAAAATTGACAGATGAATGTACGCTAGCATTGGAAAAGCTAGATGGATACCCGCATTTGTATTCATGTTTAACTTTTAATACGTCTTTAGCCTGGCATTTCGGATGTTCAAATTTACATTGGATTGATTTcagtttatttacaaaattgtcACCGGGCTGATTTCAACCTAAATTTCGCTTTATTTACACGATTGCCACTGGGCGTAATAACGGTTTTTCAGTGCTTGGGCTGGATATGGACTTTGAGTCGGGGGGACAGAAGGGTTGGCGGGTTGGAGGGAGAGGTTCGCCGGGATTTAGAGGAGAGGGGAAAGGATTTTCGGCAGTGAGGTATGGGTTTAGGGAGAGAGTAAGGGAGAAGTATGGGGTAGGCTGATTTCCAGGGATTTATTTTCACCCCTTCACTCACCACGAACCCACCTTTCCTcgctctctctcccccttcgACAAAGAGTAAGGGAGTTATGGAGGAATattgagaaaacaaaagaacacAAATCCATGGCCTCCTTCAAGCCCTCCATTCCCCCCACCAGTGACTTTTCTACCTCCGGCGAGGTCCATGTCATCATGGGTCCCATGTTCGCCGGCACAACCACCGCCCTACTCCGCCGGATCAAGTTGGAGGGCAACAGCGGcaggtaaatttaaatttttggttAAACCCAAGTTTGATTTGTGAAGATTTTGGGTAGAGATTGAAGCTTTGTGTAAGGTCGTGTTAAATCGGTACTAAATTCCCCTTAAATTTaatacttatttatttattatgattattattattatttttaatgtgtaGGAATGTGGCGATGATAAAATCGAGTAAGGATACGAGATACGCCATTGATTCAGTTGTGACGCACGACGGGGTGAAGTTTCTGTGCTGGGCGCTGTCTGATCTGTCGTTGTTTCGGCAGAACTTTGGAGGAGATGCTTATGACAAGGTAATTTGGAGCTGGGTAAGTGTTTAATCTTTGTTGGGTTTATGTAAattcttctcatttttttttcttttttttaataattatttggGCTATTGTTTTACTTTAGTATGTTTTACTATTGGAAGAGAAAAATGGCAGAGCAGGGGTGGAAGAGAAAAATGGCTGGGCTCTTTTgcactaatttattttattttatttgagatTTTGTGATAAGGGAGGTTGTGGTCTGGTAACATGGCTTAAATAAAAGCAGAAACCATGATGTCTATGAATGCTCTTTGTTCCAGATCTTCTGCAAAGGGTGTGTCGGGCTTTTATACATAGAGGGGCAAATGCTTTCTTTTTGTTATCTGATTTAAAGTACCAAGACTAACaactattttttgttttgtctaaAATAAAGGACCAAAAACATAAtgttgctctttttttttttttttttttttttttttttttttgtatcttttgCAAGCCATAACGTTAAAGAAAACCAATGTATTAAAAGCATGAGGTGTAAGTGAGGCGTCTGAGAGATGGCCCGGCCTAGGCGTGAggcccaaatttttttaatatatacattgagcgtatacatatattatattaaaaaaaaagattattaatcaataatcatcttgagcacacacatatatatacatatatatatatatatatatataaaatagagGATGAAAAGCACAATGAGCACATATAtcctttatataaaaaaaataaaaatcagaaaaaaaggCAGAGAGACAATAGTGCAAGGAAGAGGTATGAGGCAGTTAAAACCGTACcaaaaatttgggtttgggagtaaaataaaaaaaagaaaagaaaaaaaagagcctTGAGGTGCGCCTAGGCGCCATTGGTGACGCCTTCCGCCCACTCCCTCAAAATAGAGGGGGCAACCCTCAAGCCCAGCCTCAAAGGACGCATAGGCGTGCCCTGAGGcgagccttttaaaacattgaagAAAACATAATGTCTCCTCCCCAATATTTTCTGTATGTTCcctttaattatttgtttttgggtttgtttctttcccgagaataagaagaaagaaacaggaaaaatataatattggacagttaattatttatcttgggagttatatttattcaaggCATCCAAGGAATTAGGTACTTAATTGATCGATTACCTGATTgaatttctttgatttttctgaaagaattttttttttctctggggTTGGATGTTTTCTTGAATTTTACACTTTGGTCATGGTTTCCACtcaatttttagtttaatttaattttttgggtaTTATAGCAAATTACATATATAGTTTGTCATTATAGTTTGGTCCTTTTTATGCAGTAGATTGTAGAAAAATGACTAAAACCAACTTCAAGCAAGCAGATGAGTTTGGTAAGTTTTGGTGTTCATATGCTGAATTTGTTTATGCTTTGTGTATAGTCTGTTCAATTTATTTCAGTTTCAGAATTTATAATTGTGATGTTTATAAGTCTATGGAGTCGGTTGCATAATTATTTGGCATCTTTTATATGCAGGGAAGAGACGTGCTGAGTCTCACTCCGGCATTCAGCCCTCTGTCCTCAAGTGATCTCTCACACCCTCTCTCTAATTTCAGAACAATATGAAGCAGCTTGAGCTCTCTTTGCAttgaatattttaatttttaaacactAATTGAATTTGTTGGGGGCTTTATGCAGGCATCTAATTGGAGGAGGATGCTCGAGTTATTCTTCTGATTCTCACGAAGATAAAGAAAAGTTTTAAGGAAAACTCTGGTGGTTCTTGTGAGAATTTGACACCTATAGGCTCAGTTGAAAACCCAAATGCTTAAGAATTCTGGTATTTCTGatgtaatattattattattttatgagtacaaaaaggttaaaaaaaggGGATGATTTGATCAGTATAAATACACGAAAAAGGAGAGCATTTTTAATTTAGAgggttttgtttatgtgtttggATCCTAGGTGTAACTAGATAACTTGGTTCTCTTTTCATTTTGAGGAAATAGCGGTTTTTTAGGGTTCTGTGTGCGGACTTTAGAGTTTAGTGGTGCTTGCTTTCAAtctgtttaaaaaaatattgttttgtgAAGTGATGAGGCAATCAGATTTCTGGGGTTGATGAAATTGTTTGGTGTGATgctctttctttgtttgcattaattgagtttaTAATGTATTTGAAAGCCTGAATTATAGATTTGTTTTCCCTATTGAATGTCAAATTATCAGTGTATAGATACAAAAAAGGATTCAATTTTCAATGTATGTATTTTTATGTGTGTTTGTTCCCTTTGTCcccatctcttcttcttttgcttCGGTGGCTGAAGCACCACCTTAATGGCTACATCAAAAGCAGCTTTCACATTCAATTTTATTCTCCCAAAAGCTACAAAAGTAGCTCCAATGATGTGAAGCCCATAATATATTATTTCTCCCACCAGAAAAACACCTTGAAACACACTCCACTCAGTGCACGAAGACACCAGAAAAACACCTTGAATCACACTCCACTCAGTGCACGAAGACACCATCGAAAAGGTCAGTTCATCTAAATTCAGCAATTGACTCTCAAACTCTGAATCTGATTTCCTCTCCTTCTGCTGTTCTCCTCCGTTCCCCTCATCTCTCTTTCTTCCGTAAATTTAATCAACTAATTtgattattcattttttttttctgatagaACATCTGCGGCTCCACGAAAGATTCAGTTTTTGCCTGATCATTGTTAAACGCTGTTGCAACTGTAAGTTTGTCAAAATTTATAATTATGGTTATTGATGGTTGGAATTTTGATTCTAGTGGTCTAGATTTACTCGCTCATGATCTTTTTATTGCTTTACTGTGAAAAGATGGATAATTCACTGTGAAATGTGCttaatttaatggagatttgcTAGGTTTTTAATACAATTAGGTTAATTGGATAATGGATATTGGAGATTTTCTCTAAAGgattataattaatatagaaTTTATAACATTAACAAATCTCAGTGGCTCAGATTTCTAACATTGGCATTTGTATTAATGGTTCCATTTTCTCTCCCAAAACAATTTGTTAATtgaaatttgttttctttctgcaGAAGGTGGTACTGAAATTGGATTTACATGACGATTCAATTAGACTGTGTATTGCCTAATTAGTTATTtacatttgtttatttatctcTGTAGAGCTTTCATGCTTGGATTTTAAACATATGATTCAATTAGAAACCTTTATAATGTTGATGGTAGTAGAACATTCAACAGATAAATATTCAACATTAGTTGGCTCTGGCAAAATCATATAGGCTAAGATTTGGTAATATATGGAGGTGAGATGAGCTATTTCATTCCAAACTAAGCCCTAAGAATCTTCGCAATTCTTAtcctttaaattttatattttaaaaaaatatatttattaattttttggtgaTGCAGATGGATGAACATGTTCAAAGGGAAATCATGAACCACAGATCACTGAAGAATCCGAATATCATTCGATTCAAAGAGGTTAGTGATCATAAACTATTTTCGTTTGTATTTTAAGAGGATGAATTTGGCAAGTTCTGTTTGATTTTTGTATGAGTATCTGCTGGGGTTGGGTGGATGACGACAGAACATGCTAAATTTGGCATTTGGTGTGCTTAAACTGGTACGAGGGATGGTTGGAACTTTGAACCTGGAATGCAGAAGGACTAAGAGAAATGCCCTACCCATCGGGGCAATCCACCAGTTGAAGAATTGTTGTTAAAATAACACTGCTAAAAATATGAGCTTTACTTCCTGCAGTTTGTGTCTTATTCATGCAGTTACGCCTGAAACAGTTGGTTTATTTACATGATTGTCACTGGGCTTAAGAACGGTTTTTCAGTGTTTGGGCTGGATTTGGACTTTTAgttggggagagagagggaagggggACAAAAGGGTTGACGGGTTGGAGGGAGAGGTTCGCCGAGATTTAGGGGAGAGGGGAGAGGATTTTCGG
Protein-coding regions in this window:
- the LOC126590427 gene encoding thymidine kinase a-like — its product is MASFKPSIPPTSDFSTSGEVHVIMGPMFAGTTTALLRRIKLEGNSGRNVAMIKSSKDTRYAIDSVVTHDGVKFLCWALSDLSLFRQNFGGDAYDKYVLLLEEKNGRAGVEEKNGWALLH